Proteins found in one Carcharodon carcharias isolate sCarCar2 chromosome 8, sCarCar2.pri, whole genome shotgun sequence genomic segment:
- the LOC121281223 gene encoding chloride intracellular channel protein 4-like, translating into MAEDPKIELFIKASDNGESIGNCPFSQRLFMILWLKKVAFTINTVDMKRNPHMLKDIAPGCQPPLLIYNGELKTDNNKIEEFLEEVLAPPKYPRLSVRCKESMTAGYSVFQKFSAYIKNPLPQKNEPLETSFLKALVELEQYLNTPLPHEDGTYPSKRLFLDGNELTLADCNLLPKLHVVKVVCKHYRNFTIPKQLTGLCRYLNNAEKREEFMNSCPNEEEIKLAYRNVATTLR; encoded by the exons ATGGCCGAGGATCCCAAGATTGAGCTGTTCATTAAG GCTAGTGACAATGGTGAGAGCATTGGGAACTGTCCGTTCTCCCAACGCTTGTTCATGATCCTGTGGTTAAAGAAAGTTGCTTTCACCATTAACACAGTGGATATGAAGAG GAACCCACACATGTTGAAAGATATTGCACCAGGCTGTCAGCCACCTTTACTCATTTACAATGGCGAGCTCAAGACAGATAATAACAAAATTGAAGAGTTTCTGGAGGAGGTTCTCGCTCCTCCCAA GTACCCTAGACTGAGTGTCAGATGCAAGGAATCCATGACTGCAGGTTATAGCGTCTTCCAGAAATTCTCAGCTTACATTAAGAATCCACTTCCTCAAAAGAATGAGC CTTTGGAGACATCATTCCTGAAAGCACTAGTGGAGCTAGAACAATATCTGAACACGCCACTACCACACGAAGATGGAACCTACCCATCAAAAAGGTTATTCCTGGATGGGAATGAGCTGACATTGGCTGACTGCAACCTCCTACCCAAACTCCATGTGGTTAAG GTTGTGTGCAAGCATTATCGGAACTTTACAATCCCAAAGCAACTTACAGGCCTGTGTAGGTACCTAAACAATGCCGAGAAACGCGAAGAGTTCATGAATTCCTGCCCCAACGAAGAGGAGATCAAGCTGGCATATCGAAATGTTGCCACGACATTAAGATAG